One window from the genome of Pedococcus badiiscoriae encodes:
- the gabT gene encoding 4-aminobutyrate--2-oxoglutarate transaminase: MLEQKRVLATSIPGPKSQALQQRKLAAVSAGVGTGLPVYIEQAAGGILRDVDGNQLIDFGSGIAVTTVGNGNQRVIDAVTAQINDFTHTCFMVTPYEEYLEVAEALAEVTPGTHEKRSALFNSGSEAVENAVKVARHFTGRQGVVAFDHAYHGRTNLTMGLTAKNMPYKHRFGPFASEIYRVPMAYPYRWPTGPEACADEAFAEFVDLVHAQVGEDNTAAVILEPIQGEGGFIVPAPGFMKKVSDWCTEQGILFIADEVQTGFCRTGDWFASDHEQVVPDLITTAKGIAGGMPLAALTGRADVMDAIHVGGLGGTYGGNPVACASALAAIETMKTDDLCGRARAVEALFRPRLEALADKYDVIGDIRGRGAMLAVELVSDLEHKTPDADLTGRINKACHAAGLVTLTCGTFGNVFRFLPPLSAGDDLLSEGLDILEDAFAQSV; the protein is encoded by the coding sequence ATGCTCGAGCAGAAGCGCGTCCTCGCCACCAGCATCCCCGGCCCCAAGAGCCAGGCCCTCCAGCAGCGCAAGCTCGCTGCGGTGTCGGCCGGCGTCGGCACCGGACTCCCGGTCTACATCGAGCAGGCGGCGGGCGGGATCCTGCGCGACGTCGACGGCAACCAGCTGATCGACTTCGGCTCGGGCATCGCTGTGACGACGGTGGGCAACGGCAACCAGCGCGTCATCGACGCGGTCACCGCGCAGATCAACGACTTCACCCACACCTGCTTCATGGTCACGCCCTACGAGGAGTACCTCGAGGTCGCCGAGGCGCTGGCCGAGGTCACCCCCGGGACGCACGAGAAGCGTTCTGCGCTCTTCAACTCCGGCTCCGAGGCCGTGGAGAACGCCGTCAAGGTCGCCCGGCACTTCACCGGTCGCCAGGGGGTCGTCGCGTTCGACCACGCCTACCATGGGCGCACCAACCTGACGATGGGCCTGACCGCCAAGAACATGCCCTACAAGCACCGGTTCGGGCCCTTCGCGAGCGAGATCTACCGCGTGCCGATGGCCTACCCCTACCGCTGGCCGACGGGGCCCGAGGCCTGCGCCGACGAGGCGTTCGCGGAGTTCGTGGACCTCGTCCACGCCCAGGTCGGCGAGGACAACACGGCGGCCGTCATCCTCGAGCCGATCCAGGGCGAGGGCGGGTTCATCGTGCCGGCGCCCGGCTTCATGAAGAAGGTCTCGGACTGGTGCACCGAGCAGGGGATCCTGTTCATCGCCGACGAGGTGCAGACCGGGTTCTGCCGCACCGGTGACTGGTTTGCCTCCGACCACGAGCAGGTCGTCCCCGACCTCATCACCACCGCCAAGGGCATCGCCGGAGGTATGCCGCTGGCCGCCCTCACCGGTCGCGCCGACGTCATGGACGCCATCCACGTCGGGGGCCTCGGCGGCACGTACGGCGGGAACCCGGTCGCCTGCGCCAGCGCCCTCGCCGCGATCGAGACGATGAAGACCGACGACCTGTGCGGTCGGGCCCGCGCCGTCGAGGCCCTGTTCCGCCCGCGGCTCGAGGCGCTGGCCGACAAGTACGACGTGATCGGCGACATCCGTGGCCGCGGGGCGATGCTGGCGGTCGAGCTCGTCAGCGACCTCGAGCACAAGACCCCCGACGCGGACCTCACCGGGCGGATCAACAAGGCCTGCCACGCCGCAGGTCTCGTGACGCTGACCTGCGGCACCTTCGGCAACGTCTTCCGGTTCCTGCCGCCGCTGTCGGCGGGCGACGACCTGCTGTCCGAGGGGCTCGACATCCTCGAGGACGCGTTCGCCCAGTCCGTCTGA
- a CDS encoding maleylpyruvate isomerase family mycothiol-dependent enzyme gives MPTQLADRTTIHDTRFDRETAMALAAEEYSRFAGVLVGLTNQDWQAPTSCTGWTVRDMAGHTLGMAELGASLPEMARQLARAARASKRSGRPQIDELTAHQVRKHEHLSVADLVAAVQRIGPKAVAGRRRRPGLMRALTVTDSGPDGASLERWRLGFLTDTILTRDPWMHRSDIAHALGRPMELTETHDGVIVADVVAEWALRHGQPYDLTLTGPAGGHWSSGAAGESISLDAQEFCRILSGRGSGTGLMATFVPF, from the coding sequence ATGCCCACGCAGCTCGCAGACCGCACCACGATCCACGACACGCGGTTCGACCGCGAGACCGCCATGGCGCTGGCCGCCGAAGAGTACTCCCGCTTCGCCGGCGTGCTCGTGGGCCTGACCAACCAGGACTGGCAGGCACCGACCAGCTGTACCGGCTGGACGGTTCGCGACATGGCCGGGCACACGCTCGGGATGGCCGAGCTCGGTGCGTCGCTTCCTGAGATGGCACGCCAGCTCGCCCGCGCCGCTCGGGCGTCCAAGCGGTCGGGACGCCCCCAGATCGACGAGCTCACCGCCCACCAGGTGCGCAAGCACGAGCACCTGAGCGTCGCGGATCTCGTTGCGGCGGTGCAGCGCATCGGGCCCAAGGCAGTGGCCGGGCGCCGGCGACGACCAGGGTTGATGCGGGCACTCACCGTCACCGACAGTGGCCCGGACGGCGCGAGCCTCGAGCGCTGGAGGCTGGGTTTCCTGACTGACACGATCCTGACCCGCGACCCGTGGATGCACCGCAGCGACATCGCGCATGCGCTGGGTCGACCCATGGAGCTGACCGAGACACACGATGGCGTCATCGTCGCCGACGTGGTGGCGGAGTGGGCTCTCCGGCACGGACAGCCCTACGACCTCACCCTGACCGGGCCTGCCGGCGGCCATTGGTCGTCGGGCGCGGCCGGTGAGTCGATCAGCCTGGACGCCCAGGAGTTCTGTCGCATCCTGTCCGGACGTGGCTCCGGCACGGGTCTGATGGCGACGTTCGTGCCGTTCTGA
- a CDS encoding TetR/AcrR family transcriptional regulator, which produces MLVDPMRDRVAERREATRREILTSAWEVAQEKGIAAITLKDVADRVGMRPPSLYSHFASKNAIYDAMFAQAWQGCLEALHAAAGPGLPGDPRVAMTVMGRAYFDYAVADQARNQLMNARISADFQPSPEAYAPSLAVWELSRTLLASIGVTAEADLDLYSAVVGGLVDAQLANDPGGDRYARQLDRAIGMLADQFGF; this is translated from the coding sequence ATGTTAGTTGATCCGATGCGCGATAGGGTAGCCGAACGGCGTGAGGCAACCCGGCGGGAGATCCTCACCTCCGCCTGGGAAGTCGCCCAGGAGAAGGGCATCGCTGCCATCACCCTCAAGGACGTCGCCGACCGCGTTGGCATGCGCCCACCGTCCCTCTACTCGCACTTCGCGTCGAAGAACGCCATCTACGACGCAATGTTCGCCCAGGCGTGGCAGGGCTGTCTCGAGGCACTGCACGCCGCGGCCGGCCCCGGTCTTCCTGGTGACCCGCGGGTGGCGATGACCGTGATGGGACGCGCCTACTTCGACTACGCGGTCGCCGACCAAGCCCGCAACCAGCTGATGAACGCCCGCATCAGCGCTGACTTCCAGCCCAGTCCGGAGGCGTATGCGCCCTCCCTCGCAGTCTGGGAGCTGAGCCGCACCCTGCTCGCCAGCATCGGCGTGACCGCGGAAGCGGACCTCGACCTCTACTCGGCGGTCGTCGGAGGCCTCGTCGATGCCCAGCTGGCCAATGACCCCGGCGGTGACCGTTATGCCCGGCAGCTCGATCGGGCCATCGGCATGCTCGCCGACCAATTCGGATTTTGA
- a CDS encoding alpha/beta hydrolase, whose amino-acid sequence MTTRPQAPAVEPGSTGTVTRDGVTVSYAVYGQGGTTVLLLPTWTVVHSRVWKGQIGYLARHFRVVTFDGRGNGRSDRPVGAAAYTDGEYAADALAVLDATETARAVVVGLSWGLTWGLHLAAAHPDRMAGLLGIGGSSNVQVPRAGRDVVDWEGPVRGTEGWAKYNRQYWLEDGYRDFVEFFFGQMFVEPHSTKQVEDAVDWSLETTPQTVADASAGMHGFDGIPVTPIEEVCARVSCPVLLVHGTHDAISPVSVSHRIAELTGASVVLLEGSGHGPSARHPVVVNHLIRDFTERCAGAPAAQAAALRPSWTRAARRRRRALFLSSPIGLGHARRDLAIADELRKRHPDLEIDWLAQHPVTTVLERAGERVHPASAWLANESAHIEHEAGEHDLHAFQTLRRMDEILVNNFMVFDDVVRDEPYDLVVGDEAWDLDYFLHENPELKRFPFAWMTDFVGWLPMPDGGAAEAALTADYNAQMLEHRARHRWVRDRSIFVGSPDDLVPDTFGPGLPGIREWTEANFDFAGYVTGFSQPEVADRDRLRADLGYAAERPLCVVTVGGSGVGTPLLKRVLDAVPLARRQVAELRFLVVTGPRISPASVPRRRGVTVRGMVPELYKHLAAADLAVVQGGLTTCMELTASRTPFLYVPLRHHFEQNFHVRHRLERYRAGQLLPYDEAADPDGLAAAIVANLGRAVDYRPVEDDGAARAGDLLAELL is encoded by the coding sequence ATGACAACACGGCCGCAGGCACCGGCAGTGGAGCCGGGCAGCACGGGCACCGTCACCCGCGACGGCGTCACGGTGAGCTATGCGGTCTATGGCCAGGGGGGCACCACCGTCCTGCTCCTGCCGACCTGGACGGTGGTCCACTCCCGCGTGTGGAAGGGCCAGATCGGTTACCTGGCAAGGCATTTCCGCGTGGTCACCTTCGACGGGCGGGGGAACGGCCGGTCCGACCGGCCGGTGGGCGCGGCGGCATACACCGACGGGGAGTACGCCGCCGACGCCCTCGCCGTGCTTGACGCCACTGAGACCGCGCGGGCCGTGGTGGTCGGCCTGTCCTGGGGGCTGACGTGGGGGCTCCACCTGGCCGCCGCGCACCCCGACCGGATGGCGGGCCTGCTCGGCATCGGCGGCTCCAGCAACGTCCAGGTCCCCAGGGCGGGTCGGGACGTCGTCGACTGGGAGGGCCCGGTGAGGGGCACCGAAGGGTGGGCCAAGTACAACCGGCAGTACTGGCTCGAGGACGGCTACAGGGACTTCGTGGAGTTCTTCTTCGGCCAGATGTTCGTCGAGCCACACTCCACCAAGCAGGTCGAGGATGCAGTCGACTGGTCGCTGGAGACCACCCCGCAGACCGTCGCCGATGCCAGCGCGGGGATGCACGGTTTCGACGGCATCCCGGTGACGCCCATCGAGGAGGTCTGTGCACGCGTCAGCTGCCCGGTCCTGCTCGTCCACGGGACGCACGACGCGATCTCGCCCGTCTCCGTCAGCCACCGGATCGCGGAGCTGACAGGTGCGTCGGTCGTGCTGTTGGAAGGGTCCGGACACGGGCCCTCCGCTCGCCACCCGGTCGTCGTCAACCACCTGATCCGCGACTTCACCGAGCGCTGCGCTGGTGCCCCCGCGGCCCAGGCGGCCGCGCTTCGCCCGAGCTGGACTCGCGCCGCCCGGCGTCGGCGGCGCGCGCTCTTCCTGTCCTCCCCCATTGGGCTGGGGCATGCCCGTCGTGACCTCGCCATCGCCGACGAGCTGCGCAAGCGTCACCCGGACCTCGAGATCGACTGGCTCGCGCAGCACCCCGTGACCACCGTGCTGGAGAGGGCAGGTGAGCGCGTCCATCCCGCCTCGGCCTGGCTGGCCAACGAGTCGGCCCACATCGAGCACGAGGCGGGCGAGCACGACCTGCACGCCTTCCAGACGCTGCGCCGGATGGACGAGATCCTGGTGAACAACTTCATGGTCTTCGACGACGTCGTCCGCGACGAGCCCTACGACCTCGTCGTCGGGGACGAGGCCTGGGACCTGGACTACTTCCTGCACGAGAACCCGGAGCTCAAGAGGTTCCCCTTCGCGTGGATGACCGACTTCGTGGGGTGGCTGCCGATGCCCGACGGCGGAGCGGCCGAGGCCGCGCTGACCGCCGACTACAACGCGCAGATGCTCGAGCACCGGGCGCGGCACCGCTGGGTGCGTGACCGGTCGATCTTCGTCGGGTCTCCCGACGATCTCGTCCCCGACACGTTCGGTCCGGGGCTGCCGGGGATCCGTGAGTGGACCGAGGCGAACTTCGACTTCGCCGGCTACGTCACCGGGTTCAGCCAGCCCGAGGTCGCCGACCGTGACCGGCTGCGCGCCGACCTCGGGTATGCCGCGGAGAGGCCCCTCTGCGTGGTCACCGTCGGTGGTTCCGGGGTGGGGACGCCCCTGCTGAAGCGGGTGCTCGACGCCGTGCCACTGGCTCGGCGGCAGGTCGCGGAGCTCCGCTTCCTCGTCGTGACCGGGCCGCGCATCAGCCCGGCGAGCGTGCCCCGGCGACGCGGCGTGACCGTCCGAGGAATGGTGCCCGAGCTCTACAAGCACCTCGCAGCCGCGGACCTGGCGGTCGTCCAGGGCGGCCTCACCACCTGCATGGAGCTGACCGCGAGCCGCACCCCGTTCCTCTACGTCCCGCTGCGGCACCACTTCGAGCAGAACTTCCACGTGCGGCACAGGCTCGAGCGATACCGCGCGGGTCAGCTCCTGCCCTACGACGAGGCGGCCGACCCCGACGGCCTGGCTGCTGCGATTGTCGCGAACCTCGGCAGGGCGGTGGACTACCGGCCGGTCGAGGACGACGGCGCAGCCAGGGCCGGCGACCTCCTCGCGGAGCTGCTCTGA
- a CDS encoding methyltransferase domain-containing protein, with product MTALHDAPAIDVEKLMAFVFKAVDEVGATLNTALVVMGDKLGYYQAMAASGPTTPSRLAQDTSTDEHYAREWLNAQAAGGYVEYDASTGRYTLPPEQAAALTDPSSPAYLPGFFQIALGTTHDTDSILQAARNQSGVGWHEHHGDVHDGCERFFRTMYNAHLVGEWLPALDGVVDKLDRGARVADIGCGYGASTIIMAQAYPNSTFVGSDYHGASIEAARQRAQDAGVADRVTFEVAEATAFTGSGFDLVTTFDALHDMGDPVGAARHVRQAIAPDGTWMVVEPMAGDTVSDNLNPVGRAYYGFSTLLCTPSSLAQDVGLALGTQAGPARIRDVVTTSGFSRFASVAQTPFNRVLEVRP from the coding sequence ATGACTGCACTGCACGATGCTCCCGCGATCGATGTCGAGAAGCTGATGGCCTTCGTCTTCAAGGCCGTCGACGAGGTCGGCGCCACCCTCAACACGGCTCTGGTCGTGATGGGCGACAAGCTCGGGTACTACCAGGCGATGGCCGCCTCGGGGCCGACGACCCCCTCCCGACTGGCCCAGGACACCAGCACCGACGAGCACTACGCCCGGGAGTGGCTCAACGCCCAGGCGGCCGGCGGCTACGTCGAGTACGACGCCTCCACGGGTCGCTACACGCTCCCCCCGGAGCAGGCGGCCGCGCTCACCGACCCCAGCAGCCCGGCATACCTGCCGGGGTTCTTCCAGATCGCCCTGGGGACCACGCACGACACCGACAGCATCCTGCAGGCGGCACGCAACCAGTCCGGGGTCGGCTGGCACGAGCACCACGGTGACGTGCACGACGGCTGCGAGAGGTTCTTCCGCACGATGTACAACGCGCACCTGGTGGGCGAGTGGCTGCCCGCCCTCGACGGCGTGGTCGACAAGCTCGACCGTGGCGCCAGGGTCGCCGACATCGGCTGTGGCTACGGCGCCTCGACGATCATCATGGCTCAGGCCTACCCGAACTCGACGTTCGTGGGTTCCGACTACCACGGGGCCTCGATCGAGGCGGCCCGGCAGCGCGCACAGGACGCTGGGGTGGCCGACCGGGTGACGTTCGAGGTGGCAGAGGCGACCGCGTTCACCGGATCCGGCTTCGACCTCGTCACCACCTTCGACGCGCTGCACGACATGGGCGACCCGGTCGGCGCCGCAAGGCACGTCCGTCAGGCGATCGCGCCCGACGGCACCTGGATGGTGGTCGAGCCGATGGCCGGCGACACGGTCAGCGACAACCTCAACCCGGTGGGTCGTGCCTACTACGGCTTCTCCACGCTGCTCTGCACGCCGTCGTCACTGGCCCAGGACGTGGGCCTCGCACTCGGCACCCAGGCCGGGCCGGCCCGGATTCGCGACGTCGTGACGACGAGCGGGTTCTCGAGGTTTGCCTCGGTGGCGCAGACGCCGTTCAACAGGGTCCTCGAAGTCCGGCCCTGA
- a CDS encoding LuxR C-terminal-related transcriptional regulator, whose translation MALFLSPKTVEYHLRHVYIKLGIHSREDLARAMAEG comes from the coding sequence GTGGCGTTGTTCCTCAGCCCCAAGACCGTCGAGTACCACTTGCGGCACGTCTACATCAAGCTCGGGATCCACTCGCGGGAGGACCTGGCCAGGGCGATGGCCGAGGGCTGA
- a CDS encoding SDR family NAD(P)-dependent oxidoreductase, translated as MQINDSTVALVTGGASGLGGATVRRLHADGAAVVILDLPSSPGEALAQELGDRAKFVATDVRDEAQVQAAIDVARELGTLRIVVNCAGVGTPGRVVGKRGPLPLEQFANVININLIGTFNVLRLAAAAMLENEPVDADRGVIVMTASIAAYDGQIGQAAYAASKGGVVGLTLSAARDLADKAIRVMTVAPGTFMTPMLAGLPPEATAVLEAQVPHPSRLGNPDEYASLVAHIVDNGMLNGEVIRLDGALRMPPR; from the coding sequence TTGCAGATCAACGATTCCACCGTCGCCCTCGTCACCGGCGGGGCCAGCGGTCTCGGCGGTGCCACGGTCCGCCGACTGCACGCCGACGGTGCCGCCGTGGTCATCCTCGACCTGCCGTCCTCGCCCGGCGAGGCCCTGGCGCAGGAGCTCGGCGACCGGGCGAAGTTCGTCGCGACCGACGTGCGCGACGAGGCTCAGGTCCAGGCCGCGATCGACGTCGCGCGCGAGCTCGGCACGCTGCGCATCGTGGTCAACTGTGCGGGCGTCGGCACGCCGGGTCGGGTCGTCGGCAAGCGCGGGCCGCTGCCCCTCGAGCAGTTCGCGAACGTCATCAACATCAACCTCATCGGCACCTTCAACGTGCTGCGCCTCGCAGCCGCGGCCATGCTCGAGAACGAGCCGGTCGATGCCGACCGCGGCGTGATCGTCATGACCGCGTCGATCGCCGCCTACGACGGGCAGATCGGCCAGGCCGCGTATGCCGCGAGCAAGGGGGGCGTCGTCGGCCTCACCCTGAGCGCCGCCCGCGACCTCGCGGACAAGGCGATCCGGGTCATGACGGTGGCTCCCGGGACGTTCATGACCCCGATGCTCGCCGGTCTTCCGCCCGAGGCCACGGCGGTCCTCGAGGCCCAGGTGCCGCACCCCTCGCGGCTGGGCAACCCCGACGAGTACGCCAGCCTCGTCGCGCACATCGTCGACAACGGCATGCTCAACGGCGAGGTCATCCGACTCGACGGCGCCCTGCGGATGCCCCCGCGCTGA
- a CDS encoding acyl-CoA dehydrogenase family protein: protein MPATRLMPSEEGYDLIELTREICDKELRPRVDEAERAAATTPALPRDAFRTLGRAGLLSLPYPEDLGGGGQPYEVYLQVVEEIASAWMSVAVGVSVHSLTCYPVAQFGTMAQQEALLPAMLSGDQLGAYCLSERGAGSDVASMTARATPDDETEPTAYQLKGTKAWISHAGHADFYTSFVRTSDDGARGLSCFVVPGDAEGIAFGAPEKKMGLHCDTVSEVHFEGVEVSADRLVGERGQGMAIALSALDSGRLGIAAAATGLAQSALDQAVAYAKEREQFGRPIGDNQGLAFLLADMEAGVTSARAAYLHAARLHDAGRPFTKEAAVAKLVATDNAMRVTTDAVQVLGGAGYTQDFPLERYMREAKVTQIFEGTNQIQRLVISRQLLKSSSKRG, encoded by the coding sequence ATGCCTGCGACCCGCCTCATGCCCTCCGAGGAGGGCTACGACCTCATCGAGCTGACGCGCGAGATCTGCGACAAGGAGCTCCGCCCCCGGGTCGACGAGGCGGAGCGCGCCGCCGCGACCACCCCGGCCCTGCCCCGCGACGCGTTCCGCACGCTCGGTCGCGCTGGTCTGCTTTCGCTGCCCTACCCCGAGGACCTCGGCGGCGGTGGCCAGCCCTACGAGGTGTACCTGCAGGTCGTCGAAGAGATCGCCTCCGCCTGGATGAGCGTCGCCGTCGGCGTCTCGGTGCACTCGCTCACCTGCTACCCCGTGGCGCAGTTCGGCACGATGGCCCAGCAGGAGGCCCTGCTTCCCGCCATGCTCTCGGGAGACCAGCTCGGCGCCTACTGCCTGTCCGAGCGCGGCGCCGGCTCCGACGTCGCGTCGATGACCGCCCGGGCGACCCCCGACGACGAGACCGAGCCCACGGCATACCAGCTCAAGGGGACGAAGGCCTGGATCTCGCACGCCGGGCACGCGGACTTCTACACGAGCTTCGTGCGCACCTCCGACGACGGTGCGCGTGGCCTGTCCTGCTTCGTCGTGCCCGGGGACGCTGAGGGCATCGCGTTCGGCGCGCCGGAGAAGAAGATGGGGCTGCACTGCGACACCGTCAGCGAGGTCCACTTCGAGGGGGTCGAGGTGTCCGCCGATCGGCTCGTCGGCGAGCGCGGCCAAGGCATGGCCATCGCGCTGTCCGCTCTCGACTCGGGTCGGCTCGGGATCGCCGCTGCGGCAACGGGTCTGGCACAGTCGGCCCTCGACCAGGCTGTCGCCTACGCCAAGGAGCGCGAGCAGTTCGGGCGTCCGATCGGCGACAACCAGGGACTGGCGTTCCTGTTGGCCGACATGGAGGCGGGCGTGACGTCGGCCCGGGCGGCCTACCTGCACGCCGCTCGTCTGCACGACGCCGGCCGCCCCTTCACCAAGGAGGCCGCGGTGGCCAAGCTGGTCGCGACCGACAACGCCATGCGGGTCACCACGGATGCCGTCCAGGTGCTCGGGGGCGCCGGCTACACGCAGGACTTCCCGCTCGAGCGCTACATGCGTGAGGCCAAGGTGACCCAGATCTTCGAGGGCACCAACCAGATCCAGCGGCTCGTCATCAGCCGCCAGCTCCTGAAGAGCTCGTCCAAGAGAGGCTGA
- a CDS encoding SGNH/GDSL hydrolase family protein, translated as MYTPTQTENLTHLPEGGKVWHRYVAIGDSFTEGMSDPDPDRDNAFVGWADRLAHHLADIAHRAGGDFAYANLAVRGRLLADVIGPQLDAAIALRPDLVSMVGGGNDILRPKADLDAIAAKLEAAVLRLREAGADVLLATPTDPVGAPLLRHLRGRHAIHSANLFSIAQQHGAYVINQWGMKALQDFRLWSEDRIHMTTEGHRRVALNALSALGHETDRADWSTPLPPAPPLPRREAAAANAEWARTHLAPWVQRRLRGESSGDTVRAKRPELTPVDPRP; from the coding sequence TTGTACACCCCGACCCAGACGGAGAACCTGACCCACCTGCCCGAGGGCGGCAAGGTCTGGCACCGCTACGTCGCGATCGGCGACTCGTTCACCGAGGGCATGTCGGACCCCGACCCGGACCGCGACAACGCGTTCGTGGGCTGGGCCGACCGCCTGGCCCACCACCTCGCCGACATCGCGCACCGAGCAGGGGGCGACTTCGCCTACGCCAACCTCGCGGTCCGCGGGCGGCTGCTGGCCGACGTCATCGGACCACAGCTGGACGCCGCGATCGCCCTGCGCCCGGACCTCGTCTCGATGGTCGGCGGCGGCAACGACATCCTGCGGCCCAAGGCCGACCTCGACGCGATCGCCGCCAAGCTCGAGGCGGCGGTCCTGCGGCTGCGCGAGGCCGGTGCCGACGTCCTGCTGGCGACCCCGACCGACCCGGTGGGGGCGCCCCTGCTGCGGCACCTGCGCGGACGCCATGCCATCCACTCGGCCAACCTGTTCAGCATCGCCCAGCAGCACGGGGCCTACGTCATCAACCAGTGGGGGATGAAGGCGCTCCAGGACTTCCGGCTGTGGTCCGAGGACCGGATCCACATGACGACCGAAGGACATCGGCGGGTGGCGCTCAACGCCCTGTCGGCGCTCGGGCACGAGACCGACCGGGCGGACTGGTCAACCCCCCTGCCGCCGGCGCCGCCGCTGCCCCGACGCGAGGCCGCGGCCGCCAACGCCGAGTGGGCCCGCACCCACCTCGCACCCTGGGTGCAGCGTCGCCTCAGGGGCGAGTCCAGCGGCGACACCGTCCGCGCCAAGCGTCCCGAGCTCACCCCCGTCGACCCGCGCCCCTGA
- a CDS encoding uracil-DNA glycosylase, translated as MPPATLTELVHPSWAAALEPVAGVVAALGEFLREEVAAGRGYLPPGVQVLRAFERPLDEVRVLIVGQDPYPTPGHAVGLSFSVAPDVQPVPRSLVNIFQELQTDLGLPRPSTGDLSPWSDQGVLLLNRVLTVRPGAPASHRGRGWETVTAQAISALVSRGGPLVAILWGRDARNLVPHLGGTPAIESAHPSPLSAHSGFFGSRPFSRANELLAQQGAAPIDWRLT; from the coding sequence ATGCCGCCGGCCACCCTCACCGAGCTCGTCCACCCCTCGTGGGCGGCCGCGCTGGAACCCGTGGCGGGGGTGGTCGCTGCGCTCGGTGAGTTCCTGCGGGAGGAGGTCGCGGCGGGACGGGGCTACCTGCCGCCCGGCGTCCAGGTGCTGCGGGCGTTCGAGCGGCCGCTCGACGAGGTCCGCGTGCTCATCGTCGGACAGGACCCGTACCCCACACCGGGACACGCGGTGGGCCTGTCGTTCTCGGTGGCCCCCGACGTGCAGCCCGTCCCGCGCAGCCTGGTGAACATCTTCCAGGAGCTGCAGACCGATCTCGGCCTGCCCCGGCCCTCGACCGGCGACCTGTCGCCGTGGTCCGACCAGGGGGTCCTGCTGCTCAACAGGGTGCTGACCGTGCGACCCGGCGCCCCCGCCAGCCACCGCGGCCGGGGCTGGGAAACCGTGACGGCACAAGCGATCTCGGCGCTGGTGAGCCGCGGCGGCCCGCTGGTCGCGATCCTGTGGGGCCGGGACGCGAGGAACCTCGTGCCGCACCTCGGCGGCACGCCAGCGATCGAGAGCGCGCACCCGTCGCCGCTGTCGGCACACTCCGGCTTCTTCGGCAGCCGACCCTTCAGCCGCGCCAACGAACTCCTCGCCCAACAGGGCGCCGCACCCATCGACTGGAGGCTCACGTGA
- a CDS encoding ArsR/SmtB family transcription factor produces MGQTQLLATTTGPAASGDAACCGTLTTDSAMGRAQAEATAYLLKAVADPVRLQLLSLIRAAKDHEACVCDLTPAVGLSQPTVSHHLKVLTEAGLLTRERRGTWAWFRLVPSRLDDLAAIFR; encoded by the coding sequence ATGGGGCAGACGCAGCTGCTGGCGACGACCACCGGACCCGCCGCATCGGGCGACGCTGCCTGCTGCGGCACGCTCACCACCGACTCCGCCATGGGTCGCGCGCAGGCCGAGGCCACGGCATACCTGCTCAAGGCTGTCGCCGACCCCGTCCGGCTCCAGCTCCTCTCGCTGATCCGCGCCGCCAAGGACCACGAGGCGTGCGTCTGCGACCTCACTCCGGCCGTCGGGCTGTCACAGCCGACCGTCAGCCACCACCTCAAGGTGCTCACCGAAGCCGGTCTGCTCACCCGCGAGCGGCGGGGCACCTGGGCCTGGTTCCGGCTGGTGCCGTCGCGACTGGACGACCTGGCCGCGATCTTCCGCTGA
- a CDS encoding ArsI/CadI family heavy metal resistance metalloenzyme produces MSRIQLALNVADLEQSVEFYSTLFGTQPHKRRPGYANFAIAEPPLKLVLIEVPAESRGEGTAQALNHLGIEVDSTADVEAGAARLRQAGLAAFDERDTTCCYALQDKVWVHDPAGAPWEVYTVKDDNPVLEREAAACC; encoded by the coding sequence ATGTCTCGCATCCAGCTCGCCCTCAACGTGGCCGACCTCGAGCAGTCGGTCGAGTTCTACTCCACGCTGTTCGGGACGCAGCCGCACAAGCGGCGCCCGGGCTATGCCAACTTCGCGATCGCCGAGCCCCCGCTCAAGCTCGTCCTCATCGAGGTGCCCGCCGAGTCGCGGGGGGAGGGGACCGCCCAGGCCCTCAACCACCTCGGCATCGAGGTCGACAGCACCGCGGACGTCGAGGCAGGCGCCGCGCGACTGCGGCAGGCAGGCCTGGCGGCCTTCGACGAACGCGACACCACCTGCTGCTACGCGCTGCAGGACAAGGTGTGGGTGCACGACCCGGCCGGCGCGCCGTGGGAGGTCTACACCGTCAAGGACGACAACCCCGTCCTTGAGCGCGAGGCAGCTGCGTGCTGCTGA